Proteins from one Bos taurus isolate L1 Dominette 01449 registration number 42190680 breed Hereford chromosome 7, ARS-UCD2.0, whole genome shotgun sequence genomic window:
- the SLC22A5 gene encoding organic cation/carnitine transporter 2: MQDYDEVTAFLGEWGPFQRLIFFLLSASIIPNGFNGLSSVFFTATPEHHCRVPDTANLSSAWRNHSVPMRLQDGREVPQSCRRYRLAMMVNFSELGLEPGRDVDLEQLEQEGCLDGWEFSQDIYLSTIVTEWNLVCEDDWKAPLTISLFFVGVLMGSFISGQLSDRFGRKNVLFVTMGMQTGFSFLQIFSKNFEMFTVLFFLVGMGQISNYVAAFVLGTEILGKSVRIIFSTLGVCIFYAFGYMLLPLFAYFIRDWRMLLLALTVPGVLCAALWWFIPESPRWLISQGRFQEAEVIIRRAAKTNGIIAPSTIFDSSELQDLSSKKQQSHSILDLIRTRNIRMITVMSIILWLTISVGYFGLSLDTPNLHGDVYLNCFLSAVVEVPAYVLAWLLLRHLPRRYSMATALFLGGSVLLFVQLVPPELYYLATVLVMVGKFGVTAAFSMVYVYTAELYPTVVRNMGVGVSSTASRLGSILSPYFVYLGAYDRFLPYILMGSLTILTAILTLFLPETFGTPLPDTIDQMLRVKGIKYRQTPSHTRMLKDGEESPTVLKSTSF; the protein is encoded by the exons ATGCAGGACTACGACGAAGTGACCGCCTTCCTAGGCGAGTGGGGGCCCTTTCAGCGCCTCATCTTCTTCCTGCTCAGCGCCAGCATCATCCCCAACGGCTTCAATGGCCTGTCGTCCGTGTTCTTTACGGCCACCCCGGAACACCACTGCCGGGTGCCGGACACCGCGAACCTGAGCAGCGCGTGGCGCAACCACAGTGTCCCCATGCGGCTGCAGGACGGCCGCGAGGTGCCTCAGAGCTGCCGCCGCTACCGACTCGCTATGATGGTCAACTTCTCGGAGCTCGGGCTGGAGCCGGGGCGCGATGTGGACCTAGAGCAGCTGGAGCAGGAGGGCTGCCTGGATGGCTGGGAGTTCAGCCAGGACATCTACCTGTCCACCATCGTCACCGAG tgGAACCTGGTGTGTGAGGACGACTGGAAGGCCCCGCTCACAATCTCCTTGTTTTTCGTGGGTGTGCTGATGGGCTCCTTCATTTCGGGGCAGCTCTCAGACAG gTTTGGTCGGAAGAACGTGCTGTTTGTGACGATGGGCATGCAGACAGGCTTCAGCTTCCTGCAGATCTTCTCGAAGAACTTTGAGATGTTTACCGTGCTGTTTTTCCTTGTAGGCATGGGCCAGATCTCCAACTATGTGGCAGCATTTGTCCTGG GAACAGAAATTCTTGGCAAGTCAGTTCGTATTATATTCTCTACGTTAGGCGTGTGCATATTTTATGCGTTTGGCTACATGCTGCTGCCACTGTTTGCTTACTTCATCAGAGACTGGCGGATGCTGCTGCTGGCGCTGACGGTGCCGGGGGTGCTCTGTGCAGCGCTGTGGTG GTTCATCCCTGAGTCCCCCCGATGGCTCATCTCTCAGGGGCGATTTCAGGAGGCAGAGGTGATCATCCGTAGGGCTGCCAAAACCAATGGGATCATTGCACCTTCAACCATCTTTGACTCCAGTGAG CTACAAGACCTAAGCTCCAAGAAGCAGCAGTCCCACAGCATCCTGGATCTGATCCGAACCCGGAACATCCGGATGATCACCGTCATGTCCATAATTCTGTG GCTGACCATATCAGTGGGCTACTTCGGGCTCTCCCTGGACACCCCTAACTTGCATGGGGACGTCTATTTGAACTGCTTCCTTTCGGCCGTGGTTGAAGTCCCAGCGTACGTGTTGGCCTGGCTGCTGCTGCGGCACCTGCCCCGTCGATACTCCATGGCCACCGCCCTCTTCCTAGGTGGCAGCGTTCTTCTCTTTGTGCAGCTCGTGCCCCCAG AGCTGTATTACTTGGCTACAGTCCTGGTGATGGTGGGTAAGTTTGGAGTCACAGCCGCCTTTTCCATGGTCTACGTGTACACGGCCGAGCTGTACCCCACAGTGGTCAGGAACATGGGCGTGGGAGTCAGCTCCACAGCGTCCCGCCTGGGCAGCATCCTGTCTCCCTACTTCGTTTACCTTG GTGCCTACGACCGCTTCCTGCCCTACATTCTCATGGGGAGTCTGACCATCCTGACAGCCATCCTCACCTTGTTCCTCCCAGAGACCTTCGGCACTCCACTCCCAGACACCATTGACCAGATGCTAAGGGTCAAAGG AATAAAATACAGGCAAACTCCAAGCCACACAAGGATGTTAAAGGATGGTGAAGAAAGCCCCACAGTCCTTAAAAGCACATCCTTCTAA